From the genome of Ciona intestinalis chromosome 4, KH, whole genome shotgun sequence:
CCACTAGAGGTTTAGAACTACACGCTGCCCAAAATTGttgtatagttttaaacattaaatcaacttttttcattttgggCTTGtatgttaaatgaatgaatgaatgtaacttgctttatcctcgcttggttggaaaacgacagtcgttatcacacaggtttaacaccttgcACCAGctaatgagttaccacgtatgttacttcgtgggtagttattttttgggggattttttcatttttttcttatgtatggctgataatttggacaacccattagtaaccactgggttggagcaattgcggttaagtgtcttgcccaaggacacatacgcaagatacttaacgacGATTGCTAGTATGTTAACCTAAATCTTAAAaggttaaagttaaataaagatCTAAAAAAGTGTCAATTGACCTGTTTTCATCTTGTACAGCAATATTGAGATCACGTAACATGTCCTCCACTTCATATTTCCTACTGTCAACACCAACATCAGTTCTGTTGATGcaatttattcaatacatgttatttgtatgtaatatataatagggtgggggaagatgggacaccttttattctattttctcatcaaACTTAGTAGTAAatgaagaacattcaaaaaaattataaaactatatcctcacgactgccctagaccattgttaattgtttaaaacacaatcacgatatttgtatataacataataaaggtgtcccgtctttccctgCACTACTTTATTCAAGGTTTTACATTTCAATGGAGATAGACACAAAAATTACCagtcattttattttactgacaatttggaaGCAATGACAGAAAAAATTGCCTTGTgacaatttttaagtttaatttaacacaTAGGAAAACGTCACAATATTCATAAATTCTGAATcagcatttattttttttaacaactttggCCAACTTCAAGACACACCAAAGCCCATGTTTAAACACATAACAGCTCAGTTTATTATACTAAGTAGATCAACCTTAACAATTCATGACACCGATTTTGTAATTAGTTTACCAAACTACAACCAACACCCTTGAAattcataataaattttaacacattacATGTACTTAGTActtaagtttataaaaagtaattttacataAATCTATTACACATAAAGtacaattatttaaagtaactTAAACACACTCCCTTGAAATTTATCATAAACTTTAACACGCTACCTTGCAGCTATGTTTCTTAGTACTGTCATAACTATGATCTTTGCTGCAGAGTTTTTCATGATAAATGCATTAGATATGGTGGATAGCTTTTCCCCATCTTGCTGCATTTTCCATACTTTGGCTGCTAGTTCGTAATTCTCTTCTACCTGGTGCGAGAAAAAGGGAAATTTGCATAAATTGCAACCACATTAATCTTTAATTAAGTagtagtaaaatatataaaatacgtatatagaatataatatagaaTCTATTGTtttccagaaaaaaaattttaacattttttatcaaaaaaaagtttgcaaaaaaataactattaaaaaaaaggttgcaaaacattaattgaaacataccaagaaatattaacaattttaaaagcaatgaTAGAAAtctattgttttgtcataaaaacacagtaaaaaaaagttattattttaaaaacaggaaATTCAtacagaaaatgttttaaacaataaactctattgtttcaacaaaacactaaatgttttttagcagaaacaaaatcaaaatgcCAGATCCAAAATATTACCATTAACATTTGACCGTAAAGATCTTCAGTAGCTTCATCTTCAATTAAAGATATTCTTAAACCCATCTCCACAGCTCTTGCGTATTCGGCAGGTTTAAATAACGATGAATTTCGTGGTTTAGTTGGTGCATTTGAAACTGGTTCTTTCTTTTGTTCTAAAAGAGCacaaagtaatttttaatacattaatacatttaatacaaaatatgtgAGTCATAACATACaacatgatttaaaaaaaacgcagtacaatatataaaatgttactttaacacgtaattttttaaatgttaatctTATGTTTCATATCAAATAATCAAATTTTTTAGTGCCATTTTATATGACAACTCagaaattttttaacttttaaatttatggcttaatgctgctatcagtttaggcattacatttatttgtgtccttaggcaagacacttaacagcaattgctccaacccagtggacCTTTATGGGCTGTCTAAATTATCggccataaaaaaattaaacaatataaaaaacaatgaccCACAAATCTTATAAGCAGGCATATggcgtatgaaacaaaacactcattTTATTCCAACTGTCACTAAAGCTGCGTGGACAGATAATTTACATCCGTTCAAAGCACAACTGACCTTGCTCCTCAACCTCCACAACAGTATCTTCATTTATTGAAGAAATTTCTTCATTCTTTTCCTCTTTGTCCTCAGCAGTTTGTTTATCAACAGAACATTGCATGTTTTCTTCTATTGTGTCCACTAATACCTTTACTGTAGCCAAGCAGCATAAAGAGGcctgtgtaaaatatttaaggtTAAATCATAAGTCATAACATTTCTGTATTTGtctttttagaaaaaaatatttttttttaaagaaaattctGATTCAAAGCTACATTTAAAACACCTGCAtatgtttaacttatttttaataaagctcacttttacaaaagttatattataagaatatttaaaaaaaatatataaaaaaatttttgttattaattaaaaaaaatgttgttattttaccTTGTCTTTAACTGAACATTGCTTTAATATTTCAGCCACCACAAACAAAGCAGTTTCAAAATCTGGTTCCAGTAAGCTCAAGTGACTCGCTGTGGGAtactgaaaataaacaaacatttttatgtaatttacaTCAAGTTCTATgcgaaaaaaaagttttgatttATGTGTCATATCACAACATATGaaactaaacttttttatttctgtgggaATAATTGccaagatcatgttatttaaagaacgaagagaagggaatcaacagccaaacagcagttgttaaaacacgctatggataaaaagtgtgggaaagaaTGATGGTTAAATAGCGTGGCTGTTGTGCCCAAATGTCAAATGTTTAAAGCAAGGAgtaattaagttttaatatggTATTATAAAGAAAAAGTCTGCAATCTTTTGGCTATGGGCTTAAATTCGTTATTTGATTTAGTGGGTAGGCAagttacaaagttatatacaaatGGGTAGAAAAGTTTTGCTAATCAAATTTTATAGcagttttagtttataaaaaataccatCTGGCATGCCAGAATAAAAGGTTTCCCCAtacacaattaaaaaaagataaaaaaaaattttgcatacacagctttaaaattttgaaaaaaaatgtcaatgaaaaaaaagaattttgatataaagattttataaacAGGCGCTAGTACCTTCAGGGATATGAaagttttgatattttgtttcactTCTTTTGTAAGTTTGTCGGCATAAAACAAGAGAAGCCACCAATCTTGTGTTGAAACATCATGCTGTATGTATATGTAACAACTGTGATATTACTTTGTGAATACACTTTGGGTATTGGGCAAAATCTAGCCTAACCCTAGATCCTTTAACAAAGATttaacccatatagaatagaaaggtaggtatacaaaaataaagtaaacagATTTTCGATATTCAGAAAGGATTTAGACCACTTGTATTATGCTAATaatgtgttattttatgtttacgtTAACAATGTCTTGCTGCAGAAAAGGTGTTGGTAttgtaattattaaattgtatataatatacatatagtataCATTATTGTTCTTCTactataaaattatttaatattaaaaaaagtaataaaaagttttcaaggattttaaaggatttaaaaattaataatttacaaaaataaaaagcatatttttttatatccaAGGATATGCTTGTTATTTTACCTTTGTTTCTGcggtgtttattttgtttggaGAGATTCCGTACATTGTACCTTCCATCATTTTCATTCCTAATATGAGGAAATGGTTAATTTGTATGTAAAGTGTATTTAAGAAATTTTAAGAGCGACAAATTTGAAACAAGAAATggaagtatttttttaaaaaaatgatgataAAATTTGATACACCAAATTATCTGTTATCTGTGGTAACTGTAGGtatggggtgtataaaacatatgtattagtatgaaatatatattgactATCTGTgcccaacaaaaaaaatcacccacaaagttacataggtggtaactcttaagcagacacgaggtgtataaaacagctGTGTCAGTATGTATTAACTTTTAAagccaataaaaaaatcatccacaaagttacatacatggtaactcataagcgggcacaaagtgtatgacaCATAACGCTTGTACTATTACGAGTGTTCTTCCCCGCGATTCGAGGGTAAGTGTTACTTTTATTGATTTAACTTCTATACCACTATGCAAACTTCAAGCCCtttcacaataaaaacaattttccaTATTAAAATCATAAGAACCGGCATCAgtaccaaaaaaataccaaaactcaCCACTGAGCTGAGGCCACAGAAGTGAGTTCTCTGGGTCAGTAACAAAAGGTGGTGGTTCTTTAAAGTCACGCTTTGAATCTCCAATTAACTGCATGTGGTGCCAGTGAACCCAGAAAGGCCGGTTTAATCTATGCCAAAATACCTGAAAAGATAAGGTGTTATCTAGGaagtaaatgtaaaattgtatCCAGTATGGTGTTGgtataacaataatattaatgtCACTCTTCCTTTAACAAGGTAAGAGAAAATTTTCTAGAACACTTGAAAAGGATGATTTTAAAGCAACTGTGTAGGAGTGACAGCAAGAAATACTTAaagcataaataaaaatagaactaTTTTCATAGCACTATTCTTCCATTACAAGCAGAAggaaaaaatggtaaaagcTTGTTTccagcaaaatatatataatatatgtatagcCTATTACTTCTCAATATTTGACAGAGCAGGAGTTCTTTGTAAGACACAGCAACTTAAAGATACcgttaaatttttaagttataatCATACTTCATAATTTTAGACATACAATCATAGCTCACAAGACggaaattataaatacaaaatcctGGTGGAGATgcacaatataaaaaacagcGAATTATTTTCACATAGCTACCCTACCTGTACAGGGGGTGTTGAATCATTATGTTGTCGATATATTCCTTCATCACCTTCCGTTACATCCTGGTATGTATGGCACGCTCGCACACGAAATCCTGGCTTGATTTTTGACTGAACATATTCAGCGTATTGACGCCTTGTTACAAATGTACCTGGGTGCCTGGTGACAAAAAAGGGTTAAGTTTAAGACGAAAAATTAGAACCATACaaaatggttttgtttaaaaattattaaaaatatggtttaaaaactaaaaaaaatatttcaaaaaaatatttcaagaaccatcaaatatagtttaaaaaccatcaaaatatagtttaagAACTAATAAAAAATGGCCTAAGAAACTGCATAATACCTAGGCCTGTTTTTTGACGCtgactttttaattaaaactaaacgattcattatatatttttggaaGAAATAAGTCATAATTTCAATACTGGCGTACCTGTACATTGGTTTGGGTTGCTCTGATTTTAAAAGGGAGGAAAGTAGAGCTGGGTCAATAGATTGTTGGGAAGCATGAGGAAACAAATGTTTCTTCTCATTTATTTGTTGCTGTTTGATGCGTTGtttctaaaaaaagattttttgtttttttattcataaaaacttTTCTTGGTCCCAAAAAAGAATAACGTTGCTTActcaataaaacaatttttattcatttactttgtgttttttcacatttaagaattttaatatttttacttttaaaacaaaaattttgttacttaaaaaagataaatgtTGCTTactcaaaaatataatatttattttgactatgttatttttatattttgtgctaacacTTGGgaaatgggccaattctggcctacgTTCTAGGTCCAATGGTGTAGCACACCATAGGGCCTCATTCATACAAAACCTGATAAAAATCACTAGGACAGTAAAGGCCACATATTAGCATATACTGTAAGCTGCTACTATATCATGGGTGTTTTTTACCATTGCATTTCTATCTACTTTAATATCTGCCAAGGAATTCAATTGTTTTTCTtcagttttacattttgccTGTGCAgcacctgtaaaaaaaaacggagttaaaaattaaaaatatccaaacacaacttttttaaaaatatatatgttaataaatgTCACTACTGCAGAAATTAAgctaatatttttgttaaatagaataatttttaggaaatggttaaaacaaagaaaacataaaaacttacTCCATTTCTCATTGTTGTTCCAATCCATAATACGATTTAATTCATTGATGAGATCAGCAATTGCCATGGCAACTTCAAACCTTTCTGTTTGTGTGTGGTTTACAGTGTCTCCTGGTTATAATAAAGGTTATAGGCATATTTATGCTTCGTAAAAACAATTTACGGCAGTTGCTtgaacccagtggtcactaatgagttgtctaatttgtcagccacacagaaaAGAACaggaggtgtgtaaaacagaaaattggtgctataacgactttcATATTCTCATGCACGCAAGAATAagcaagttacgttcattttttattaggtTTAAAAGAATGGTGAACATCCAGGGGACAAGCATGGGCGTTCCCCTCGTGGCTCAAGAGGTAGGCGTTTGCATTGTAAATGAAAGATACTGGGTTTGAAGCTCAATAGTGATAGGCTTATGTGTCCTTAAGTAAGACGCTTGAACCgacattgctctaacccagtggtcactaaatggGTTGCAGCACCATGGGTGTCAGGGTAAAGAACGAACTCTAACCTAAAATGTGCTACACCACAGGACCtcacttatatatataaaaaaaacaatagaataaaaatagttacctccaaaaaaatttttttttaaatatatatatatatataattaatttaataatttagctTGGCAATATTTTAGGAATTGTCTTAGatcataaaagtttaaaaaactaactttGTAGTGGGTAATGGTAGCCAATACTTTCCAGCTTTCTTCGTTTGTagaattttttacttttcataGATACAATATACTCATAATTAATAATTGtggtaaaaattgttttactattatgtaaacgcAATCACTTTAAGTTTTTTGCCaagaatatttgaaataaacgTACCAAGCACCATCCATGTGCATCGTGATTTATTCTGATCAGCATTCGTTGTGTCCATAAGTGATGTAACACGGAGGTAACATTTCATCAGCGTGAATAAAGCTTTTCCTGGAACCTATGGAACAAAATCGATGAATACAtgatatttaacaacaaataaaaggaAATGAATGAGAAGTACCtggattgttttataattctgtaatttttttatataccaccaaaatgataaaattaatggaaacatagaaaacatagATCTTACCCGACATACTATAATATGGTGGAAAAAAAAgaacacctttgacacataatatccaataacctgatcgtgttttaataaacaattaacaacagtctatgggagttgtgagaacagggttttaaacttttttgaatgctctttgtcaAATGGgtcgggaaaatagaataaaaaatgttttcccCCACCTTTCtatgtatgaaaaatattcttaCCACCCAATGCAAcgagaatgaaaaaataaaccatcttaccccaaccaacaAAATACCCAAACCAAACTAAAGTGAGGCAATTTGATTTGAATATCCACAGGACAATAAGGTTAAAAACCACTGACCCAGCTCTAATATTTACCCAAAACAGCAATAAATACCTGTGGAATTTAACAAAGGTTacaccatcttaccccaaccaacaGTTTACCCAAATCAAACTCAATTTGCGCGAGGAAATTTGATTTGAATATCCACAGGACAATAAGGTTGAAAACCCCCGACCCAGCTCTAATATTTACCCAAAACAGCAATAAACACCTGTGGAATTTAACGAAGGTTACACCATCTTACTCCAAACAGCCATAAATACCTGTGGGAGTTGTAGAGAATCAAGCTGTACAGCATGAGCTTCTTCCCCCGATGCCGTCTCCGCAAACATCTCCATCACCATGTCACGATTCTCAAAGTCAGCGTAATGTTTCTTCCGATCCCCGTGATTCTCCTCCGTGGAGTCTTGTGTGAGGGAGAGGAGGACGTATGCTCGGCTTCCTGGAGGTGGAAATGCAATATgaagttttttactttttttgggAAACTTGTTATTTTGAAAACATGTTATGAACTGTTTcggtaattaaaatattatatatatacattataggctagattaattttgaaataaactacacatttttgtggaaaataatatatttatatgtaaataatgtaaatatatatatattataaaaagcgaaatgttaacaaaatttaatcttTCCCACGGCGGCATAGgcatattttacttaaaacattttatttgaaaattgcAATTTTTACGTGTAACTGAAAGTTATGAACANNNNNNNNNNNNNNNNNNNNNNNNNNNNNNNNNNNNNNNNNNNNNNNNNNNNNNNNNNNNNNNNNNNNNNNNNNNNNNNNNNNNNNNNNNNNNNNNNNNNNNNNNNNNNNNNNNNNNNNNNNNNNNNNNNNNNNNNNNNNNNNNNNNNNNNNNNNNNNNNNNNNNNNNNNNNNNNNNNNNNNNNNNNNNNNNNNNNNNNNNNNNNNNNNNNNNNNNNNNNNNNNNNNNNNNNNNNNNNNNNNNNNNNNNNNNNNNNNNNNNNNNNNNNNNNNNNNNNNNNNNNNNNNNNNNNNNNNNNNNNNNNNNNNNNNNNNNNNNNNNNNNNNNNNNNNNNNNNNNNNNNNNNNNNNNNNNNNNNNNNNNNNNNNNNNNNNNNNNNNNNNNNNNNNNNNNNNNNNNNNNNNNNNNNNNNNNNNNNNNNNNNNNNNNNNNNNNNNNNNNNNNNNNNNNNNNNNNNNNNNNNNNNNNNNNNNNNNNNNNNNNNNNNNNNNNNNNNNNNNNNNNNNNNNNNNNNNNNNNNNNNNNNNNNNNNNNNNNNNNNNNNNNNNNNNNNNNNNNNNNNNNNNNNNNNNNNNNNNNNNNNNNNNNNNNNNNNNNNNNNNNNNNNNNNNNNNNNNNNNNNNNNNNNNNNNNNNNNNNNNNNNNNNNNNNNNNNNNNNNNNNNNNNNNNNNNNNNNNNNNNNNNNNNNNNNNNNNNNNNNNNNNNNNNNNNNNNNNNNNNNNNNNNNNNNNNNNNNNNNNNNNNNNNNNNNNNNNNNNNNNNNNNNNNNNNNNNNNNNNNNNNNNNNNNNNNNNNNNNNNNNNNNNNNNNNNNNNNNNNNNNNNNNNNNNNNNNNNNNNNNNNNNNNNNNNNNNNNNNNNNNNNNNNNNNNNNNNNNNNNNNNNNNNNNNNNNNNNNNNNNNNNNNNNNNNNNNNNNNNNNNNNNNNNNNNNNNNNNNNNNNNNNNNNNNNNNNNNNNNNNNNNNNNNNNNNNNNNNNNNNNNNNNNNNNNNNNNNNNNATATCTGGTCAGCGCATCTATAGGAAAAGATATTACAAAGATCACAATTCTGAATAAATACATAGTAGAGTgctgggggaagttgggacacctttttattcttttttttcccatttggtagtaaacaaagaaaattgaaagatttataaaaaaacgcaCCCACGCGACCgttatagactgttgttaattgtttaaaacacgatcaaggtGTTTGGATGTTTAGATGTACTAAAGAAGTCTCGCGTGTTCCCCTTATATTACTGAGGGTATAATATGGttatacctttagcacataatatatctcaattttagttttaacaaccAACACTGCGTTTTAGAACCGTGAAgctacatttatataaatttgtttcttttttactaccaaaggcgatgataaaaatttgaaaacgtGGACCATTTTCCCCAATATACATACAAACCATTAACGAATATTTTACAAGTGAGATTAAacgaaagtaaaataaaaacatactaaCCGATAACATCGTCTATTTCTTCCTGTATTCTAACTTGGCATTCCGGGTAATGTAGTAAACATATGATTCCCCATCCTAACGTAGCTGTTGTCGTGTCAATAGCTCCGACAAATAAGTCTCGTACTAAATGCAACAACTGCAGCtcctgcaaaaaaacaaatgtattcaGAGATATGCtacaaaatgattttttcagttaataaataaatataaacaaactaaatttgtttttgtttttgtagaaGATAAAGTTCATGGTAAATCAAGGTAAACGCCGGCGCGACTTCCGTAATATCTGGTCTGGTTTAACGTGTTTTGTTCTCGTGGTCGTCGATTGAAAAATGTCGATCTCTGTAAAGTGTAGACTGACAAAAGTTACCTCACGGCATAATCACGAGATCTTATCTATAATACAACACATACACAATCAACATATACGCAACGAGACTAGTTCAAGTATACATATTGCGGGCGTTCAGCTATGTATACTGCAGGAGAACTTAGCTTTTTTCCCAAAATCGtaactttaatatataattgCTAAGTTTTCTGTAAAATGCAGGTTAAGAATAGTCTTTATGCAGTGCCGAAATAGgaacaaaataaacagattCCGGCGTTTACTCTCCTCGACTACATTTTGGAAACTATAACGTACAATTTAAATCCAATTTTCCTCTAAACGTGGCAAATTTTTCGTTAATAACACGAAAGTCAAGCTTTACTTACTGTGAAATATTCGCTGTTCCGTCGTTTCATCTCCAACAGAAATATATCGATAAAATCTCTAAGGTTGTTTTCGTCAAAAGAATTTTTGTGCTCTTCAGTTATTTCCGAGATAATATCTGTACGGCGTATGGCACAAAGttaatatgttataaatataagggAATAAACTACACTAGTATTAAGCCATGTACCTAAAACCCGTTGCGTGCTGGCGATTAATCTCTGATAGCCTTGTTTGAATGGTGGTATAAATCGAAGAAACGGAATAAACATAACGACGCTGCTTGTCGGCCTGCATTAcagtttattgtaaaattaacgcattataaacaaaattaagcaCTTGTATACACTTTGTGTAGATAAATGGGTAtgatatatagtggggtaggggaagatgggacaccttttcattttattttctcgtctcatttgtcgcaaaaaaatcatataattaataaaccgtattctcacgactcccatagaccgttgttaaattgattcaaacacgatcaggatacttggatattatgtgctaacggtgtcccatcttcccccaccctatactatatataatggCACTTTGCAGTTTTATACCTTGCATGGTTAAGTTATATCATTTATTACCTATGATCCACAATAGCTTGCAGCTTCTCGTCTTCGTAGTTAAAACGCTTTCCCATTATCAGATTAGTAACAATATTCGACAGGAGTTTCCGAAATTCAGACTGTAGTAAGAAATGCATATaacgttaaaaataaaaggacgtgtaccaataaaaaaatatggctTACCAAAATGTTAACCTTTCCTCCAGAAGATTGTATTACGGATAAAAAATTCTGGTTTTCTTCGTTTATAATTCCGACCATGCTTCTTTTTCCCATTCCTAGgctaaaaaatggtaaatatatagtggggtgggggaagatgggacatctttagcagaaaatatataaatatcctggtcgtgttttaaacaagataacaacggtctatgaaagtcgcgaggacaaggtttcatagttccttgaatgttctttgtttactaccaaagagaataatagaatgaaagaaaaaaatagacgagaaaaatgaaaaagtgtcccatcttcccccatcctactatataaaaaaaaaatgcacgGTAAACTATATACGAGTTGGAATACATACGTTTTCAGTGCCGTTAATACAAATCGACGCTGTGCTTGCCATCGTGGTCCTGTGGAAAACACAATACCGCATCCTTCAGTCAATTGGTTCATTAAGTATGACTGCGGTCGCCCAGAGAAGCTCTCTCCTTGCTTTAACAGTGCCTGTattaaagtactgtggggtaagatgggataacgtTGGGATTTAAATGCCAGTTAATAACCGCACGGCATTCAGCCAAGCGAACAGAAATTgcctatatataatacagtgggggaaagatgggatactgttaccACTGAAAACCCGTATTTTCCGATcgtggttttaaacaaccaacaacgttgaatgaatgaaatttattttgtctcttcggtcacgataacgaaaaATAAGAGGTTGACAAAGGCGAAAAGTCGGGttgtaacggtaaaacaacagtagttaaGACAcccttattgataaaaaaacgttcttttaaagtcgtggactacggttatataataatataaagttcTGAGTAAATACTACAACTGTTCCACACAAAAGAAACCTGTGTTATTGCTTCAATGTCGTTCAGAACAATCCAGTCTTTAGTTGCAAGTCGAAATGACATCACGCCACCGTATTTCGCATAATAGGTGGCAAGGTATTTATGCATATCAACACCAGCGAACGGCGCTATGCCAAACAATGGAATGCCGAGTGGGCCGGGTGGGAAATTCTTAGGACGACGCCGCCATTGCAACAGATAGTAAATACAAAGAAATACAAACACGAAAATGTAACCACTGGGCAGCATAGTCTATAGCATACGGCTAACTAgctgtaatattaatattatcacGAGCAGACTAAATACATTTCTATCAAACTAAAGACTTTCAAAGACTGTAGAGCTCAGTTACACGGCAATGTAATAGAATTTATTGTTGCGTAACACAAGCCCTTTTTCTCACGCTATAGAACCTCTCTCCATTTTCAGGTCAAAAGACAGTCATTTCCCTTGTTCTATCACGCAGCGCAAACGTGAACACGTTTTGCCAGTGCGTTTGGACCTGTGGATCATGTATCTGAATAAATGTATCAGAGATTTGAAACCTCCTTTTATAAAAGCGTTTTTAAAGTACGACTTATGACACACGTTTACggtactgtggggcaagatgggataccgttaacacTTAAAACGCATATGTATTTCGCGGAACGAGAAATGAGAATGGAattgtgttccatcttaccctgtacctactatatacaaatgcGTATCTGATGCAACGTTTATTTTTCTCAGGTCGAAATTGCAGCGGAAATccaatgtattataaaatacatatactTGGATGGGgagaaatggga
Proteins encoded in this window:
- the LOC108949450 gene encoding methyl farnesoate epoxidase isoform X1 (The sequence of the model RefSeq protein was modified relative to this genomic sequence to represent the inferred CDS: added 476 bases not found in genome assembly), with protein sequence MLPSGYIFVFVFLCIYYLLQWRRRPKNFPPGPLGIPLFGIAPFAGVDMHKYLATYYAKYGGVMSFRLATKDWIVLNDIEAITQALLKQGESFSGRPQSYLMNQLTEGCGIVFSTGPRWQAQRRFVLTALKTLGMGKRSMVGIINEENQNFLSVIQSSGGKVNILSEFRKLLSNIVTNLIMGKRFNYEDEKLQAIVDHRPTSSVVMFIPFLRFIPPFKQGYQRLIASTQRVLDIISEITEEHKNSFDENNLRDFIDIFLLEMKRRNSEYFTELQLLHLVRDLFVGAIDTTTATLGWGIICLLHYPECQVRIQEEIDDVIGSAEPDMSHHERMPYLRAFIQEVHRFKTIAPLNIPHCVTEDCVLFGYHIPKSTPVMSNIWRVHNDPEYWKNPEKFSPERHLDSEGRFVPSNRVLSFAVGHRSCLGIQLARVELFLFYASTLKKYEFQVDPEYGLPDWSDDRSGTVKTPKKFSVLLKSR
- the LOC108949450 gene encoding methyl farnesoate epoxidase isoform X2 (The sequence of the model RefSeq protein was modified relative to this genomic sequence to represent the inferred CDS: added 476 bases not found in genome assembly), translating into MNQLTEGCGIVFSTGPRWQAQRRFVLTALKTLGMGKRSMVGIINEENQNFLSVIQSSGGKVNILSEFRKLLSNIVTNLIMGKRFNYEDEKLQAIVDHRPTSSVVMFIPFLRFIPPFKQGYQRLIASTQRVLDIISEITEEHKNSFDENNLRDFIDIFLLEMKRRNSEYFTELQLLHLVRDLFVGAIDTTTATLGWGIICLLHYPECQVRIQEEIDDVIGSAEPDMSHHERMPYLRAFIQEVHRFKTIAPLNIPHCVTEDCVLFGYHIPKSTPVMSNIWRVHNDPEYWKNPEKFSPERHLDSEGRFVPSNRVLSFAVGHRSCLGIQLARVELFLFYASTLKKYEFQVDPEYGLPDWSDDRSGTVKTPKKFSVLLKSR